One genomic segment of Panicum virgatum strain AP13 chromosome 2N, P.virgatum_v5, whole genome shotgun sequence includes these proteins:
- the LOC120660910 gene encoding patatin-like protein 2, producing the protein MEEEKSIQLPTYGNLVTILSIDGGGIRGIIPAVVLDFLESELQKLDGEEARLADYFDVIAGTSTGGLVTSMLAAPNKKNRPLFAAKDIQSFYMNHAPKIFPQKRGPFGRIMSIFRSLSGPSYDGKYLHEVVRKELGTTRLRETLTDVVIPTFDIKRLQPVIFSSFEVKNDKCNTMDALLSDICISTSAAPTYLPAHYFKTEDYHGNTKEFHLIDGGVAANNPALVAIGEVTKQIFKENPDFFPIKPMDYGRFLVISLGTGSAKFEANYNAQTAKSWGVLGWLLGSGSTPLVDIFTQASADMVDIHISAVFKALHSEQNYLRIQDDTLQGTLSSVDVATKENLEKLASIGDALLKKPVSRVNLETGQMMPAYRSTEMTNEEALKRFAKLLSDERRIRWARSPK; encoded by the exons atggaggaagaaaaatcaaTCCAACTACCAACTTATGGTAACCTTGTAACAATTCTTTCCATCGATGGTGGAGGGATTCGAGGAATCATACCAGCTGTTGTTCTCGACTTTCTTGAATCAGAGCTGCAG AAACTTGACGGAGAGGAAGCCCGGTTAGCAGATTACTTCGATGTCATTGCTGGGACCAGCACAGGGGGTCTTGTGACCTCAATGCTGGCTGCACCAAACAAGAAAAATAGACCACTTTTTGCGGCCAAGGATATTCAATCATTTTATATGAACCACGCTCCCAAGATTTTCCCACAGAAGAG GGGTCCGTTTGGTAGGATAATGAGTATATTCCGATCACTGTCAGGACCTTCTTATGATGGTAAGTACCTTCATGAAGTTGTCAGAAAGGAGTTAGGAACTACCAGGTTGCGTGAGACTTTAACTGATGTGGTAATACCAACTTTCGACATCAAACGGCTGCAACCAGTTATTTTCTCGTCCTTTGAG GTTAAGAATGACAAGTGCAACACAATGGATGCTCTACTGTCAGATATTTGTATTAGCACATCAGCTGCTCCAACGTATTTACCTGCGCACTACTTCAAGACAGAAGACTACCATGGGAACACCAAGGAGTTCCATCTTATTGATGGAGGAGTAGCTGCCAATAATCCG GCTTTAGTTGCCATCGGAGAAGTAACCAAGCAGATATTCAAGGAAAACCCAGATTTCTTCCCAATAAAACCTATGGATTATGGCCGGTTTTTGGTCATTTCACTAGGCACAGGCTCAGCTAAGTTTGAAGCGAACTACAATGCACAAACGGCTAAATCATGGGGTGTCCTAGGTTGGTTGCTTGGTAGTGGATCCACTCCCCTGGTAGATATTTTCACACAAGCAAGTGCAGATATGGTGGATATCCATATCTCTGCTGTTTTCAAAGCTTTGCATTCTGAACAAAACTATCTGAGGATTCAG GATGATACTCTACAAGGGACACTGTCCTCAGTTGATGTTGCAACCAAGGAAAACTTGGAGAAACTTGCCAGTATTGGAGATGCACTACTAAAGAAACCTGTCTCACGGGTAAACTTGGAGACTGGTCAGATGATGCCTGCTTATCGTAGCACAGAGATGACCAATGAAGAAGCTCTAAAGAG ATTTGCAAAGCTACTTTCGGATGAAAGGCGAATTCGCTGGGCAAGATCGCCAAAATGA
- the LOC120660911 gene encoding zinc finger MYM-type protein 1-like: MGESKGKKADLASTPNPPPVEIENNLQIALVQAQDDDEALAQSAVEANDEAPQSDRGSPTPIVQDDAATDEEGEDGADLEALEHDPGKRIAISRYAVNDQDRVRRRYIELGPCQPKNHDFPYRDISGHPRRFCPVWFKQNKWLEYSVERDAAFCFVCYLFKDKRKCPGGDTFVKGGWRNWHLKSRLKKHMGTVSSAHAEAQEKYDRFTTPRTSIRESIASNTTQYKALYKLRLTWTLKCLRFLLRQGLAFRGHDESEDSLNKGNFLELLNWLAGNFEEVDRVVLKNAPQNCKMTCHQVQHELIKCCAQETTKLVIEELGGQNFAILADESADVYQNEQLAVCLRYVDKKGRAVERFLGVAHVEDTSAMTLKAAVEHMLMKYNLTFAMVRGQGYDGASNMKGNANGLKKLIMDESPYAYYVHCFAHQLQLTLVAVAKESGDCTWFFGQLVILLNVLGNSCKKMRMLRMAQAEELIDALELEEEETGKGLNQEMGLGRPCDTCWGSHYKTVMHVISMYPAIRRVLVKIGKEYTTAEAQSAMTMLTSFRSFEFVFMAHLMQEIFGYTEDLSRALQKKDQDIVNAMELVDLTKFHLQCLREEEGWNNFLQRVTSFCVKYKIKVVDMEGSYYPVGRPKRGFYNGAMNYHRFHVDMFVSVIDRQLRELNDRFDEPLLVLKEYFPH; encoded by the exons ATGGGAGAAAGCAAAGGCAAAAAAGCAGATTTGGCATCTACACCAAATCCTCCTCCTGTTGAGATCGAGAACAATTTGCAGATAGCACTTGTGCAAGCACAGGATGATGATGAAGCACTGGCACAGTCCGCTGTTGAAGCAAATGATGAAGCTCCCCAATCGGACAGAGGCTCCCCAACTCCAATTGTACAAGATGATGCAGCAACTGATGAAGAGGGTGAAGATGGAGCAGATTTGGAAGCACTTGAGCATGATCCTGGGAAGCGAATAGCCATCTCAAGGTATGCTGTAAATGACCAAGATAGAGTTAGAAGGAGATATATTGAGTTGGGTCCATGTCAGCCAAAGAATCATGATTTTCCATATAGAGACATAAGTGGTCATCCACGCCGCTTTTGCCCAGTTTGGTTTAAGCAAAATAAGTGGCTTGAGTACAGTGTAGAAAGAGATGCCGCTTTCTGTTTCGTTTGCTATTTGTTCAAAGATAAAAGAAAATGCCCAGGTGGTGATACATTTGTGAAGGGTGGGTGGCGAAATTGGCACCTAAAATCAAGATTGAAAAAACACATGGGTACTGTCAGTAGTGCTCATGCTGAAGCTCAAGAGAAATATGATAGGTTCACTACACCAAGAACATCAATTCGAGAGTCTATTGCTTCAAACACCACGCAGTACAAAGCTTTATATAAGCTTCGTTTGACATGGACACTCAAGTGCTTAAGGTTTCTATTGCGCCAAGGCTTGGCATTTAGAGGGCATGATGAAAGTGAAGACTCGCTAAACAAAGGAAATTTCCTTGAGCTTTTAAATTGGCTTGCAGGAAATTTTGAAGAGGTTGACAGGGTGGTTCTAAAGAATGCTCCACAGAACTGTAAGATGACATGCCATCAAGTACAACATGAGCTCATCAAATGTTGTGCACAAGAGACTACTAAGCTAGTAATTGAGGAACTTGGTGGTCAAAACTTTGCAATACTTGCTGATGAGTCTGCTGATGTGTACCAGAATGAACAGCTAGCTGTTTGCTTGCGTTACGTTGATAAGAAAGGAAGGGCAGTTGAAAGATTTCTTGGTGTTGCCCATGTTGAAGATACTAGTGCTATGACACTTAAGGCTGCAGTGGAGCATATGCTTATGAAGTATAATTTGACCTTTGCAATGGTTCGTGGGCAAGGATACGATGGAGCTAGCAATATGAAAGGTAATGCTAATGGGCTGAAAAAACTTATTATGGATGAGTCTCCATATGCCTATTATGTTCATTGCTTTGCTCATCAGCTGCAATTAACTCTTGTTGCTGTTGCTAAGGAGAGTGGGGATTGCACATGGTTTTTTGGACAGCTTGTTATCTTGTTAAATGTTCTTGGCAATTCTTGCAAAAAGATGAGAATGCTTCGAATGGCTCAGGCTGAGGAACTAATTGATGCATTAGagttggaggaagaagaaaccgGAAAGGGTTTGAATCAAGAAATGGGTTTGGGAAGGCCGTGTGATACTTGTTGGGGCTCTCACTACAAAACTGTGATGCATGTTATCTCTATGTATCCTGCAATCAGGCGTGTTTTGGTGAAGATTGGAAAAGAGTATACTACAGCGGAGGCTCAATCAGCTATGACTATGTTGACATCATTTCGGTCATTCGAGTTTGTATTCATGGCACACTTGATGCAAGAAATATTTGGTTATACCGAGGACTTGAGTAGGGCCTTGCAAAAGAAAGACCAGGATATTGTGAATGCCATGGAGCTTGTTGATCTTACAAAGTTTCATTTGCAGTGCTTGCGGGAAGAGGAAGGATGGAATAATTTTCTTCAGAGGGTTACTTCTTTTTGTGTGAAGTACAAGATTAAAGTTGTTGACATGGAGGGTTCTTATTATCCTGTTGGGAGGCCTAAAAGAGGGTTCTATAATGGCGCAATGAACTATCATCGCTTCCATGTTGACATGTTTGTGAGCGTCATTGATAGGCAACTTCGAGAACTGAATGACAGATTCGATGAG CCACTGCTAGTGTTGAAAGAGTATTTTCCACACTGA
- the LOC120660912 gene encoding tuliposide A-converting enzyme 1, chloroplastic-like, protein MDPSSEVILDCPFFRIYSDRRIDRLIGTTTVPPSFDASTGVTSKEVVIDGDTDLSIRLYLPDTASRSDVGSKKLPVLVYYHVGGFVTQSAASPVYQRFLNSLAARAGLLLVSVNYRLAPEHPLPAGYEDSLRALKWAVSGSGDPWLSQHGDLGVLFLAGDSDGGNIVYNVAMMAAAEGEAGSAAGARIEGAVLLHAGFGGREPIDGETTEWAAFSEKLWSFACPEATDGADDPRMNPLVAAAPSLRNLPCKRVLVCAAERDSLRPRDRAYYEALAASGWSGAVEWFESLGQEHVFFLFKPGCDEAVVLMDRLVAFFAGK, encoded by the coding sequence ATGGATCCGAGCTCGGAAGTCATACTGGATTGTCCATTCTTCCGCATCTACAGCGACCGGCGCATCGACCGCCTGATCGGCACCACCACTGTGCCGCCCAGCTTCGACGCCAGTACCGGCGTCACGTCGAAGGAGGTCGTCATCGACGGCGACACCGACCTCTCCATTCGCCTCTACCTCCCGGACACGGCCTCCCGATCCGATGTCGGCAGCAAGAAGCTCCCCGTGCTCGTCTACTACCACGTTGGCGGTTTCGTCACCCAGTCAGCGGCGTCGCCGGTGTACCAGCGCTTCCTCAACTCCCTGGCCGCGAGGGCCGGCCTGCTCCTCGTCTCCGTGAACTACCGCCTCGCGCCCGAGCACCCGCTGCCGGCCGGCTACGAGGACTCCCTCCGCGCGCTCAAGTGGGCGGTCTCTGGCAGCGGGGACCCCTGGCTGTCGCAGCACGGCGACCTCGGCGTCCTCTTCCTGGCcggcgacagcgacggcggGAACATCGTCTACAACGTCGCGATGATGGCCGCGGCCGAAGGCGAggcgggctcggcggcgggggcgcggatCGAGGGCGCGGTCCTGCTCCACGCGGGGTTCGGCGGGAGGGAGCCCATCGACGGGGAGACGACGGAGTGGGCGGCGTTCTCGGAGAAGCTGTGGTCGTTCGCGTGCCCCGAGGCGACGGACGGCGCGGACGATCCGCGGATGAACCCCTTGGTCGCCGCGGCGCCGAGCCTGCGGAACCTTCCGTGCAAGAGGGTCCtcgtctgcgcggcggagcgggacTCGCTGCGGCCGAGGGACAGGGCGTACTACGAGGCCCTCGCGGCGAGCGGGTGGAGCGGCGCGGTGGAGTGGTTCGAGTCCCTGGGCCAGGAGcatgtcttcttcctcttcaagcCCGGTTGCGATGAGGCCGTGGTGCTCATGGACCGGCTCGTCGCTTTCTTCGCCGGGAAATGA